A segment of the Bacillus licheniformis DSM 13 = ATCC 14580 genome:
AGTCCAAGAAAAATCCGAAAGTCATAGCGACGGGCGGCCTTGCTTCCTTGATTGCAGACGAATCGGACTGCATCGATATTGTTGACCCGTTCCTTACGTTGAAGGGGCTAGAGCTCATTTATGAACGGAATCGTGTTGAAAGTGTATAGGAGGATGAGGTATGGATTATTTAGTGAAAGCCATTGCATATGACGGCAAAGTGAGGGCATATGCAGCGAATACAACAGAAACGATTCATGAAGCCCAAAGAAGGCATAACACATGGCCTACCGCTTCCGCCGCTTTAGGAAGAACGATGACGGCGGCTGTCATGCTCGGCGCCATGCTGAAAGGCGAAGACAAGCTCACCGTTAAGATTGAAGGAGGCGGACCGATCGGCGCGATTGTCGCTGACGGAAATGCAAAAGGAGACGTCAGGGGATACGTGTCCAATCCGCACGTTCATTTCGACTTAAATGAACACGGCAAACTTGACGTCAGAAGAGCCGTCGGTACGTCAGGAACGCTAAGCGTAGTAAAAGATCTCGGTCTCCGCGATTTATTTACAGGCCAGGTTGAGATCGTTTCCGGAGAAATCGGCGAGGATTTTACTTATTATCTCGTGTCCTCTGAACAGGTTCCTTCTTCGGTGGGTGTAGGGGTGCTCGTCAACCCCGACAATACGATTTTAGCTGCAGGCGGATTTATCCTGCAGCTGCTGCCGGGAACGGACGACGAAACCATCACGAAGCTTGAAACAAACCTTTCACAAGTGGAGCCAATTTCAAAGCTGATTCAGAAAGGTTTGACACCTGAGGAAGTGCTGGCTGCGGTATTGGGAGAAGAACCGGAAGTACTGGAAACCGTTCCTGTCCGATTTACATGCAATTGTTCAAAAGAACGTTTCGCAAGAGGCATCATCGGTCTTGGCAAGGATGAAATTCAACAGATGATTGATGAAGATGGCCAAGCCGAGGCTCAATGCCATTTTTGCAATGAAACGTATCTGTTTACAAAGGAAGAGCTTGAAGCGCTTCGAGATGAAATATAAGCCCGCTATCCAGTAGCGGGTCTTTTACAATGGGGAAAGGGGAGACACCATATTGAAATCGAGAACACTTTGGCCGATTATTTTAGGTGCGATCTTCGTCAATTGCATTGTGATCGCGTATGTTCTGACGAAAGCGCAGACCGCTTCTTCATCGTCAGCTCAAGAAGTCATTGCCCATATCGGAAAAAACGGCATCACGCGTGAAGAATGGCTGAGCGAAATGGAAGAGCGCTACGGAAAATCAACCCTTGAAGATATGATCAACGACCGCGTAGTTACCCAAATGGCCGAAAAAAACAAGATCAAAGTGTCTGATGATGACATTGAAAGAGAATTTCTGCTGATTAAAGCTGTATACAATTCCTTCTACGAAGACGAAAACACAACAGAAAAAGAATGGAAAGAGCAGATCAAGCATAATATTCTTCTTGAAGAGCTCCTGACAAAAGACATTGTCATTTCTGACAGCGAATTGAAGTCATTCTATAACAAAAATAAGGACTTATATAAATTCGATGATTCTTATCGCCTCAAGCATATCGTTGTCAAAGATAAAGATGAAGCAGAACAAGTTCTTAAAGAACTGAAGGAAGGGTCCAGTTTTGAAGCGGCCGCAGCCGAACACTCGACTGACCGGTATACGGCTCCTTACGGCGGCGACCTCGGTTTCGTCAATGATCAGCATGAAAACGTTCCGGCCGAATATTTGGAGAAAGCTGAACAACTAAAGGAAAATCAATGGGTGGATGAACCGATTAAAACAAGCCAGGGCTATGCGATTATCCAGCTCAAAGAAAAGCTCCCGGGGCAAGCTTTCACTTACAGCGAAGTGAAAAATCAAATCAGAAGGCAGATCGCGATGGATCAATTAGGCGACAAAGCTTCTGTCAAGACGCTCTGGAAAGATGCGAAACTGTCTTGGTTTTATGACGATAAAAAATAAAGATTGACAAAATATTTTGATATTGATAAATTAGATATAATCCCAATAAAATTACTCGGAAATTGAGGTGTTCAAATGGTTCGCGTTGCAAACTCTGTTTATGACTTAATCGGAAATACACCTGTCGTTAAATTAAATCGACTAGTTGATGAAGACAGTGCTGAAGTATATGTGAAACTGGAGTATATGAACCCTGGAAGCAGCGTAAAAGACCGGATTGCGCTTGCTATGATAGAAGACGCTGAAGAGAAAGGCCTTCTGAAAGAAGGAGATACACTGATTGAACCGACAAGCGGAAATACAGGAATCGGACTTGCCATGGTCGCTGCAGCGAAAGGCATCAAAGCGATTCTTGTTATGCCTGATACAATGAGTTCTGAGCGCCGCAACCTTCTGCGTGCATATGGAGCTGAGCTTGTGCTGACTCCAGGTGCTGAGGGAATGAAAGGCGCGATTAAAAAAGCGGAAGAACTGGCTGAGGAACACGGCTATTTTATGCCTCAGCAATTTAACAATCCTGCGAACGCAGAAGTTCACCGCCGCACGACGGGAAAAGAAATCGCTGAACAATTCGGAGACGGTTTAGATGCTTTCATTGCAGGTATCGGAACCGGCGGAACGATAACGGGTGCCGGAGAAGTTCTGAAAGAAAAAAATCCGTCCATCAAGATTTTCGCGGTGGAACCGACTGATTCTCCTGTTCTTTCCGGAGGAAAACCAGGGCCGCACAAAATTCAGGGAATCGGAGCGGGATTCGTTCCGAAAATCTTGAATACGGAAATTTACGATGAAATCATCACAGTGAAAAACGAAGAAGCCTTTGAATTTGCCCGTAAAGCGGCGAGAGAGGAAGGAATTCTCGGAGGAATTTCTTCAGGCGCAGCCATCTGTGCTGCTCTTCAAGTTGCTAAAAAGCTTGGAAAAGGCAAAAAAGTTCTCGCTGTGCTTCCTAGTAACGGAGAGAGATACTTAAGCACGCCTCTTTACCAATTTGAATAGGCTCCAGCTGAAACAGGAGGCTGCCGACGATGTCGGCGGCCTTTTGTTTGTCATGGAGCGCAGCCCTTTTAAAAGCTCGGTGTCCTTGAGTGAACATGCTCAAGGGCTTTTTTCTGTATTGGAAATGAAATTCTCTTTTCCTAGAAAAAAGATATGCATTACAATAAGGACATTAGACTAACGGCAGAGGAATGATATGATGAGACAACGAAGGCCTGTAGCCAGAGCGTTCCCATTTTCCAATCAACAGTTTTTGCAGCAATATGAAAGCCTATCGAAAGGAAAAGAATACCACGTTCTGCTGGAAAGCGCGAGAGGCGGAGAATACAGCATAGCCGGACTCGACCCTGTCGCAATAGCGAAAGGGAAAGACGGTATCACGACGATTCAATATAAAGGGGACGTCATATTCAAAGAGGGGGATCCGTTTCTGCAGTTTTCTCAATGGTTTGAAACGCTGAAAACGGAGACAGTTGCAGATTTTCCCGACTTTCAGGGCGGGGCTGTCGGTTTTCTTAGCTATGACTATGCCCGGTATATTGAGAAATTCAAAATCCTGTCTATTGATGATCTGCAAACGCCGGATTTATTCTTTCTCGTATTTGATGATATAGCCGTCTATGACCATGAGCAGCAGCAGCTTTGGGTGATTACCCACACTGATGAAGAAACGCCGGCCGCTGCGGAAGAGAAATTGGACAGGCTTGAGCAAATGTGGAAGACGGAACATCCGAAGGCCGCTGGAGGTCATCAGCCGAATGATAACAAAGGCCCGGCATTCGCGGCCTCATTTACAGAAGCCGGCTTTTCTCAGGCTGTTGAGAAAGTGAAGCAATACATCGCAAGCGGTGACGTATTTCAGGTGAATCTTTCTGTTCGCCAGTCGGAGCGCCTTTCTGCGCCTCCTTATGAGGTGTATAAGATGTTAAGAGAAATCAACCCTTCGCCGTACATGGCCTACTTGGAAACCCCGGATTTTCAAATCATCTGCGGGTCGCCTGAACTGCTCATTAAGAAAAAGGGCACCAGGCTTGAAACAAGGCCGATTGCCGGAACGCGATCCCGCGGGGCGGATGAAGCGGAGGATGAAGCGCTCGCGAACGAATTGATCATGAATGAAAAAGAGCGCGCCGAACATGTGATGCTCGTTGATTTAGAGCGTAATGACCTCGGCAGGGTCTCCAAGTACGGTTCGGTCCGGGTCGATGAATTCATGGTGATTGAGAAGTATTCCCACGTCATGCATATTGTCTCAAATGTGTGCGGTGAACTAAGGGATGAATGCGATGCCGTTGATGTCATCCATGCCGTGTTTCCCGGAGGTACGATCACCGGAGCGCCGAAAGTCAGAACGATGGAAATTATTGAGGAGCTTGAGCCAACGAGACGGGGGCTTTATACTGGTTCTATAGGGTGGTTCGGATATAATCAGGATATGCACTTTAATATCGTCATCCGAACGATTTATGTGAAAGCGGGCCAGGCGTTCATGCAGTCGGGAGCGGGAATCGTCATCGATTCAAATCCTAGGCATGAATATAAAGAGTCAATTAAAAAGGCCCTGGCGATGAAAAAGGCGCTGCAGTTGAGTGAAGAAGAGAAAAAAGAGCAGAGGAGAGCTGAGATATGATTCTAATGATCGACAATTACGATTCGTTTACGTACAACTTGGTTCAGTATTTAGGCGAGCTTGGCGAGGAGTTGGTCGTCAAGCGGAACGATGAGATCACCCTTCAGGAAATAGAGGACATGTCGCCTGACTTTTTGATGATTTCTCCCGGGCCTTGCAGTCCGGATGAGGCCGGGATCAGCCTTGAAGCGATCCGCCATTTTGCCGGGAAGATACCGATTTTCGGGGTTTGCCTCGGACACCAGTCGATCGCCCAGGTTTTCGGCGGCGATGTCGTCAGGGCAGAGCGGCTAATGCATGGGAAAACTTCCGAGATTTCGCACGACGGGCTGACGGTTTTTAAAGGCCTGGAACATCCGCTCACGGCCACGAGGTATCATTCTTTGATCGTCAAACCGGATACACTGCCCGATTGTTTTGAGACATCGGCTTGGACGGAAGAAGGGGAGATTATGGCCATCAGGCATAAAGAACTGCCGGTTGAAGGCGTTCAGTTCCATCCAGAGTCGATTATGACCGCTTACGGAAAAGAGATGCTGAAGAATTTTATTGAGACTTACCGAAAGAAAGTGAACGCATGATCATTTACCTGAACGGTCAATATGTAAAGGAGGAGGAAGCAAGACTTTCTCCTTTTGACCATGGTTTTTTATACGGAGTCGGGGTATTCGAAACGTTCCGGCTTTATGAAGGGAAGCCCTTCCTTTTAGACTGGCATATGGACAGATTGAACAACGCTTTGGAACAGCTGAAAATTGAGCTTGAGCTGACAAAAAGCGAAGTGCTTGTCATTCTTGACAGGCTGCTTCAGTTGAATCAGCCGCAGAATCTGGATGCGAGGGTCCGGCTAAATATATCCGCCGGTCCCGGCGGCCCCGGCCTTTTTCCTGATTCATACAAAAATCCCGGCGTCATGGTGATGATGAATCCTTTTCAGCCTGCATCCGTTCCGGCTGAAAAGGAGGGCGTCATCTTGCAGGTCCGCCGCAATACGCCAGAGGGTCCGTTCCGCTTGAAATCGCATCACTTTTTAAATAATTTGTACGGAAAAAGGGAGCTCGGACATGACGCGGCCAAAGAAGGGATTTTTCTTACCGAAGGCGGAGCTGTAGCTGAAGGAATTATTTCCAACGTTTTTTGGCGGAAAGGCAGCTGTGTGTATACACCTTCTCTTGATACCGGCATATTAGGCGGTGTCACACGCCGCTACGTCATCGAGCGCCTTGCAGATATGGGAATCGAAGTCATAGAGGGGGTATACCCCTTGGAAGAGCTTCTCTTTGCGGACGAAGCATGGATGACCAATTCCGTTCAGGAAATCGTTCCATTCCGGAGAATCGGCAGCACTGAATTTCCGGGAAAGGATGGAAATTTGTCGAAACGTCTGCAAGAGGCATACACTAATGATAGGAAAGCAGCAAAAGAATATTTGAGTTAAAGGGTGAAGGATATGGCGCTTCAAACAGCGGTGCGTTCAAAGCAACTGATCGCAAAGCAATACACGTTGTCTTATGAAGATAAAACATTGATCATGGGAATTTTAAATGTGACGCCCGATTCTTTTTCAGACGGCGGAAAATATAACAGCATCGATCGCGCCGTCATTCATGCAAAACAAATGATCGAAGACGGCGCCCATATCCTTGATATCGGAGGAGAATCGACGAGGCCGGGGGCGGAAAAGGTTTCTCTTGATGAAGAGCTGTCAAGAGTCATACCTGTAATTGAAAAACTTGTTCAGGAAATCGACGTCCCGATTTCCGTTGACACTTATAAAGCGCAAGTGGCAGATGAAGCCATTAAGGCCGGTGCAGCCATCATCAATGATGTCTGGGGAGCAAAAGCAGATCCTGACATGGCCCGAGTTGCGGCCGCTCATAATGTGCCGATTATCTTGATGCATAACCGCGAGGAACGGAATTATAAGGATTTGATCCCGGACATGCTGTCTGATTTGATGGAATGTGTGAGCATTGCAAAATCAGCAGGCGTTCAGGATCATCACATCGTACTTGATCCCGGCATCGGCTTTGCCAAAACGTATCATGACAATTTGGCGGTCATGAATCAGCTCGAGAAGTTCAGCGAACCGGGATACCCGGTTTTATTGGGGACGTCACGAAAAAAATTTATCGGCCGAGTCCTGGATCTGCCGCCTGAAGAAAGAGCGGAAGGCACGGGGGCGACAGTATGCCTCGGTATTCAAAAGGGGTGCGATATCGTCAGGGTGCATGACGTCAAGCAAATCTCCAGGATGGCAAAAATGATGGATGCCATGATTGATAAAGGAGGCGTTTATCATCGATAAAGTGCATGTAGAGGGCATGGAGTTTTACGGATATCACGGTGTTTTCAAAGAAGAAAACAAACTCGGCCAGAGATTCCGCGTTGATCTGACAGCATTTCTAGATTTAAGCGAAGCCGGGAAAACGGATAATATTGAGGCCACCATTAATTATGCAGAGCTGTATAAGCTGTGCAAAGAGGTTGTGGAGGGAGAGCCGGTCAACCTTGTGGAGACCCTCGCGGAAACGATTGCCGCACAAGTGCTGGAGAATTTTGAAGCGGTTCAGGAATGTACGGTTAAAGTCGTCAAGCCTGATCCTCCTATACCTGGGCACTATAAATCGGTGGCCATCGAGATGACGAGAAAGCGAAAATGAACAACACGGCATATATAGCGCTCGGCTCGAATATCGGCCGGCGGGAAGAATATTTAAAAAAAGCTGTCTCTCTCCTCCATCAACATCCGTCTGTAGAGGTGACAGACATCTCGTCAATTTACGAAACTGATCCTGTCGGTTATACAGACCAAGATCTATTTTTAAACATGGCTGCAGCTGTTAAAACATCTCTTTCACCGTTTGAATTGCTCGATTTGACTCAGCGTATTGAAAAAGAACTCGGCCGCAAACGCGACATTAGATGGGGGCCGAGGACTGCAGACCTTGACATTTTGTTGTATAATCGTGAAAATATTGAGACAGAGCAACTTATCGTTCCTCATCCTAGAATGCATGAACGTTTGTTTGTACTCATCCCGCTGCTGGAGATTTATCCGGATCTTGAGGGAGCTGTCAATCATGCAAAAAATCAAGAAGGTGTAAGAGTATGGAAGCAGAAATCTGGGGTAGACGAATTCGTGCATATCGAAAGCTGAAGGGTTATACTCAAGAAGGGTTTGCCAAAGCATTGGGTATATCCGTTTCTGTGCTTGGTGAAGTAGAACGCGGGAATCGTATGCCGACGGAGAGCATGCTCAGGGATGTAGCCAATACTTTAAATATAACAGTGGAGGAACTATCTCCATCAGAAGAATAAGAAAGGAGGACTAAAAATGTTTAAAATCGGTGATATAGAATTAAAAAACAGGGTTGTGCTCGCGCCGATGGCCGGTGTCTGCAACTCAGCCTTCCGCTTGACGGTTAAGGAATTCGGAGCGGGTTTGGTCTGCGCCGAAATGGTCAGCGATAAGGCGATCCTTTACAATAATGCGAAAACGATGGGAATGCTTTATATCGATGAACGTGAAAAACCGCTCAGCCTGCAGATCTTCGGCGGAGAAAAAGAAACGCTTGTCGAAGCGGCGAAGTTTGTTGACCAAAACACAACTGCGGATATTATTGATATAAACATGGGATGTCCAGTGCCAAAGATCACAAAATGTGATGCAGGAGCCAAATGGCTGCTTGATCCGAATAAAATTTATGAAATGGTTTCAGCTGTCGTGGAGGCTGTTGACAAGCCTGTGACCGTGAAAATGAGAATGGGTTGGGACGAAGACCATATCTTTGCTGTTGAGAATGCGAGAGCTGTAGAACGAGCAGGCGGAAAAGCGGTCGCTCTTCACGGACGGACCCGCGTGCAAATGTACGAAGGAACGGCGAACTGGGATATTATCAAAGAAGTGAAGCAGTCCGTTTCAATCCCTGTAATCGGAAACGGTGATGTCAAAACTCCGCAAGATGCAAAACGCATGCTTGATGAAACAGGGGTGGACGGCGTCATGATCGGCCGTGCAGCGCTGGGTAACCCGTGGATGATTTACCGTACGGTTCACTATTTGGAAACAGGCGAATTGAAAGATGAGCCGAAAGTGCGTGAGAAAATTTCTGTCTGCAAACTTCACCTTGACCGATTAATCGGGCTGAAAGGCGAAAATGTTGCGGTTCGCGAAATGAGAAAGCACGCAGCCTGGTATCTAAAAGGCATAAGAGGAAACGCAAAGGTCCGGAATGAAATCAACCATTGCGAAACGAGAGATGAGCTCGTTCAGCTTTTAGACGCGTTTACGATTGAAGCCGAGGCAAAAGAGCTTCAGGATGCAAAAGTAGGATAAATCCGACCTCTGCTCACTGCCAGTTTTCACTGGCAGTTTTTCTGCTTTTTTCCTGAAAGACTAAAAGTAACGGAGTGATATATGATGAGCCATGAAGAGCATAACCATGAAGAATTAAACGACCAGCTGCAAGTCAGACGCGATAAAATGAATCAGTTGAGAGAAAGCGGAAAAGATCCTTTCGGACAGCGTTTTGATCGCACCCATCAATCAACTGATCTCATTGAGTCGTATAATGAATTCTCAAAAGAAGAATTAGAGGAAAAAGCAATTGAAGTAACGATTGCCGGCCGGATGATGACAAAGCGCGGAAAAGGGAAAGCGGGATTCGCGCATATTCAGGATTTAAAGGGCCAGATTCAGATCTATGTCAGAAAAGACAGTGTCGGTGAAGAGCAGTACGAATGGTTTAAAAGCTCTGACCTCGGGGACATCGTCGGCGTTACAGGCGTCATGTTTAAAACGAATGTAGGCGAATTGTCTGTAAAAGCAACATCTTTTGATTTATTGACAAAAGCTCTTCGTCCGCTTCCGGACAAATATCATGGATTAAAGGACATCGAGCAGCGCTACCGTCAGCGTTATTTGGATTTGATCGTAAATCCGGAAAGCAAAAATACGTTTATTACACGAAGCAAAATCATTCAATCCATGAGAAGATACTTAGATGACCACGGATACTTAGAAGTTGAAACGCCTACGATGCACGCGATTCCGGGTGGCGCATCTGCCCGTCCGTTCATTACACATCATAATGCGCTGGATATGCCGCTTTACATGAGGATCGCTATCGAGCTCCATTTGAAAAGGCTGATCGTCGGCGGGTTGGAAAAAGTCTATGAAATCGGACGTGTATTCCGAAATGAAGGGGTCTCCACACGGCACAATCCTGAATTTACGATGATCGAACTTTACGAAGCTTATGCTGACTATAAGGATATTATGAGATTGACGGAAAATCTCATTGCTCATATTGCACAAGAAGTGCTCGGCACTACGACCGTTCAATATGGAGATTATGAAGTCGACCTCAAGCCTGAATGGAAGAGACTCCATATGGTCGATGCTGTTAAAGAAGCCACCGGTGTAGACTTCTGGAAAGAAGTATCGGTAGAAGAAGCAAGAGCATATGCCAAAGAACACGGAATTGAAATTTCTGAAGGCATGTCAGTTGGACATATCATTAATGAATTCTTCGAGCAAAAAGTTGAAGAAACGTTGATTCAGCCTACTTTTATATACGGACACCCTGTGGAGATTTCTCCTCTGGCTAAGAAAAATCCTGAAGACCCTCGATTTACGGACCGTTTTGAGCTGTTTATCGTGGGCCGTGAGCACGCGAATGCATTTACTGAATTAAATGATCCTATCGACCAAAAAGAACGCTTTGAAGCGCAATTAAAAGAACGTGAAGAAGGAAACGATGAAGCGCATATGATGGATGAAGACTTTGTCGAAGCGCTGGAGTACGGAATGCCTCCTACCGGCGGCCTTGGAATCGGCATCGACAGACTGATTATGCTTTTGACGAATTCTCCTTCAATCAGGGACGTTTTACTATTCCCGCAAATGAGACATCGTTAGTTGACTTTCGTGCAGCAGCCGCGTAACAAGCGGCTGCTGCTCATTTAAAACAAATTAAATTTTTTCTCAAAAAAGTATTGCACAATCATAAATACGGTGGTATATTATTATTCGTTGCCGCAAAACGGCGGCGAAAGAAAAAAAGAACTTCAAAAAAAGTTCTTGACTTAATATCTGAGATTGGATATAATATAAAAGTCGCTTTAATAATGATCTTTGAAAACTAAACAAGACAAAACGTACCTGTTAATTCATTAAATAAATCGCACATGTAAGTGTGCGTAGTCATTATCAAACTTCATGGAGAGTTTGATCCTGGCTCAGGACGAACGCTGGCGGCGTGCCTAATACATGCAAGTCGAGCGGACCGACGGGAGCTTGCTCTCTTAGGTCAGCGGCGGACGGGTGAGTAACACGTGGGTAACCTGCCTGTAAGACTGGGATAACTCCGGGAAACCGGGGCTAATACCGGATGCTTGATTGAACCGCATGGTTCCAATCATAAAAGGTGGCTTTCAGCTACCACTTACAGATGGACCCGCGGCGCATTAGCTAGTTGGTGAGGTAACGGCTCACCAAGGCGACGATGCGTAGCCGACCTGAGAGGGTGATCGGCCACACTGGGACTGAGACACGGCCCAGACTCCTACGGGAGGCAGCAGTAGGGAATCTTCCGCAATGGACGAAAGTCTGACGGAGCAACGCCGCGTGAGTGATGAAGGTTTTCGGATCGTAAAACTCTGTTGTTAGGGAAGAACAAGTACCGTTCGAATAGGGCGGTACCTTGACGGTACCTAACCAGAAAGCCACGGCTAACTACGTGCCAGCAGCCGCGGTAATACGTAGGTGGCAAGCGTTGTCCGGAATTATTGGGCGTAAAGCGCGCGCAGGCGGTTTCTTAAGTCTGATGTGAAAGCCCCCGGCTCAACCGGGGAGGGTCATTGGAAACTGGGGAACTTGAGTGCAGAAGAGGAGAGTGGAATTCCACGTGTAGCGGTGAAATGCGTAGAGATGTGGAGGAACACCAGTGGCGAAGGCGACTCTCTGGTCTGTAACTGACGCTGAGGCGCGAAAGCGTGGGGAGCGAACAGGATTAGATACCCTGGTAGTCCACGCCGTAAACGATGAGTGCTAAGTGTTAGAGGGTTTCCGCCCTTTAGTGCTGCAGCAAACGCATTAAGCACTCCGCCTGGGGAGTACGGTCGCAAGACTGAAACTCAAAGGAATTGACGGGGGCCCGCACAAGCGGTGGAGCATGTGGTTTAATTCGAAGCAACGCGAAGAACCTTACCAGGTCTTGACATCCTCTGACAACCCTAGAGATAGGGCTTCCCCTTCGGGGGCAGAGTGACAGGTGGTGCATGGTTGTCGTCAGCTCGTGTCGTGAGATGTTGGGTTAAGTCCCGCAACGAGCGCAACCCTTGATCTTAGTTGCCAGCATTCAGTTGGGCACTCTAAGGTGACTGCCGGTGACAAACCGGAGGAAGGTGGGGATGACGTCAAATCATCATGCCCCTTATGACCTGGGCTACACACGTGCTACAATGGGCAGAACAAAGGGCAGCGAAGCCGCGAGGCTAAGCCAATCCCACAAATCTGTTCTCAGTTCGGATCGCAGTCTGCAACTCGACTGCGTGAAGCTGGAATCGCTAGTAATCGCGGATCAGCATGCCGCGGTGAATACGTTCCCGGGCCTTGTACACACCGCCCGTCACACCACGAGAGTTTGTAACACCCGAAGTCGGTGAGGTAACCTTTTGGAGCCAGCCGCCGAAGGTGGGACAGATGATTGGGGTGAAGTCGTAACAAGGTAGCCGTATCGGAAGGTGCGGCTGGATCACCTCCTTTCTAAGGATATTATACGGAATATAAGACCTTGCGGTCTTATAGACAGGTGCGTTTGGATCTTGTTTAGTTTTGAAGGATCATTCCTTCAAAGCGTGTTCTTTGAAAACTAGATAACGAAAGTAGACATTCACATTCAATTGTAATGCAAGATATCACGTAGTGATTCTTTTTAACGGTTAAGTTAGAAAGGGCGCACGGTGGATGCCTTGGCACTAGGAGCCGATGAAGGACGGGACGAACACCGATATGCTTCGGGGAGCTGTAAGCAAGCTTTGATCCGGAGATTTCCGAATGGGGAAACCCACTGCTCGTAATGGAGCAGTATCCATATCTGAATTCATAGGATATGAGAAGGCAGACCCGGGGAACTGAAACATCTAAGTACCCGGAGGAAGAGAAAGCAAATGCGATTCCCTGAGTAGCGGCGAGCGAAACGGGAACAGCCCAAACCAAGAGGCTTGCCTCTTGGGGTTGTAGGACACTCTGTACGGAGTTGCAAAAGAACGAGGTAGATGAAGAGGTCTGGAAAGGCCCGCCATAGGAGGTAACAGCCCTGTAGTCAAAACTTCGTTCTCTCCTGAGTGGATCCTGAGTACGGCGGAACACGTGAAATTCCGTCGGAATCCGGGAGGACCATCTCCCAAGGCTAAATACTCCCTAGTGACCGATAGTGAACCAGTACCGTGAGGGAAAGGTGAAAAGCACCCCGGAAGGGGAGTGAAAGAGATCCTGAAACCGTGTGCCTACAAGTAGTCAGAGCCCGTTAACGGGTGATGGCGTGCCTTTTGTAGAATGAACCGGCGAGTTACGATCCCGTGCAAGGTTAAGTTTGAAAAGACGGAGCCGCAGCGAAAGCGAGTCTGAATAGGGCGCATGAGTACGTGGTCGTAGACCCGAAACCAGGTGATCTACCCATGTCCAGGGTGAAGTTCAGGTAACACTGAATGGAGGCCCGAACCCACGCACGTTGAAAAGTGCGGGGATGAGGTGTGGGTAGGGGTGAAATGCCAATCGAACCTGGAGATAGCTGGTTCTCTCCGAAATAGCTTTAGGGCTAGCCTCAAGGTAAGAGTCTTGGAGGTAGAGCACTGATTGGACTAGGGGCCCCTACCGGGTTACCGAATTCAGTCAAACTCCGAATGCCAAAGACTTATCCTTGGGAGTCAGACTGCGAGTGATAAGATCCGTAGTCGAAAGGGAAACAGCCCAGACCGCCAGCTAAGGTCCCAAAGTATACGTTAAGTGGAAAAGGATGTGGAGTTGCTTAGACAACCAGGATGTTGGCTTAGAAGCAGCCACCATTTAAAGAGTGCGTAATAGCTCACTGGTCGAGTGACTCTGCGCCGAAAATGTACCGGGGCTAAACGTATCACCGAAGCTGCGGACTGTTCTTGCGAACAGTGGTAGGAGAGCGTTCTAAGGGCTGTGAAGCGAGACCGGAAGGACTCGTGGAGCGCTTAGAAGTGAGAATGCCGGTATG
Coding sequences within it:
- the hslO gene encoding Hsp33 family molecular chaperone HslO produces the protein MDYLVKAIAYDGKVRAYAANTTETIHEAQRRHNTWPTASAALGRTMTAAVMLGAMLKGEDKLTVKIEGGGPIGAIVADGNAKGDVRGYVSNPHVHFDLNEHGKLDVRRAVGTSGTLSVVKDLGLRDLFTGQVEIVSGEIGEDFTYYLVSSEQVPSSVGVGVLVNPDNTILAAGGFILQLLPGTDDETITKLETNLSQVEPISKLIQKGLTPEEVLAAVLGEEPEVLETVPVRFTCNCSKERFARGIIGLGKDEIQQMIDEDGQAEAQCHFCNETYLFTKEELEALRDEI
- a CDS encoding peptidyl-prolyl cis-trans isomerase, with product MKSRTLWPIILGAIFVNCIVIAYVLTKAQTASSSSAQEVIAHIGKNGITREEWLSEMEERYGKSTLEDMINDRVVTQMAEKNKIKVSDDDIEREFLLIKAVYNSFYEDENTTEKEWKEQIKHNILLEELLTKDIVISDSELKSFYNKNKDLYKFDDSYRLKHIVVKDKDEAEQVLKELKEGSSFEAAAAEHSTDRYTAPYGGDLGFVNDQHENVPAEYLEKAEQLKENQWVDEPIKTSQGYAIIQLKEKLPGQAFTYSEVKNQIRRQIAMDQLGDKASVKTLWKDAKLSWFYDDKK
- the cysK gene encoding cysteine synthase A is translated as MVRVANSVYDLIGNTPVVKLNRLVDEDSAEVYVKLEYMNPGSSVKDRIALAMIEDAEEKGLLKEGDTLIEPTSGNTGIGLAMVAAAKGIKAILVMPDTMSSERRNLLRAYGAELVLTPGAEGMKGAIKKAEELAEEHGYFMPQQFNNPANAEVHRRTTGKEIAEQFGDGLDAFIAGIGTGGTITGAGEVLKEKNPSIKIFAVEPTDSPVLSGGKPGPHKIQGIGAGFVPKILNTEIYDEIITVKNEEAFEFARKAAREEGILGGISSGAAICAALQVAKKLGKGKKVLAVLPSNGERYLSTPLYQFE
- a CDS encoding anthranilate synthase component I family protein, giving the protein MMRQRRPVARAFPFSNQQFLQQYESLSKGKEYHVLLESARGGEYSIAGLDPVAIAKGKDGITTIQYKGDVIFKEGDPFLQFSQWFETLKTETVADFPDFQGGAVGFLSYDYARYIEKFKILSIDDLQTPDLFFLVFDDIAVYDHEQQQLWVITHTDEETPAAAEEKLDRLEQMWKTEHPKAAGGHQPNDNKGPAFAASFTEAGFSQAVEKVKQYIASGDVFQVNLSVRQSERLSAPPYEVYKMLREINPSPYMAYLETPDFQIICGSPELLIKKKGTRLETRPIAGTRSRGADEAEDEALANELIMNEKERAEHVMLVDLERNDLGRVSKYGSVRVDEFMVIEKYSHVMHIVSNVCGELRDECDAVDVIHAVFPGGTITGAPKVRTMEIIEELEPTRRGLYTGSIGWFGYNQDMHFNIVIRTIYVKAGQAFMQSGAGIVIDSNPRHEYKESIKKALAMKKALQLSEEEKKEQRRAEI
- the pabA gene encoding aminodeoxychorismate/anthranilate synthase component II, with protein sequence MILMIDNYDSFTYNLVQYLGELGEELVVKRNDEITLQEIEDMSPDFLMISPGPCSPDEAGISLEAIRHFAGKIPIFGVCLGHQSIAQVFGGDVVRAERLMHGKTSEISHDGLTVFKGLEHPLTATRYHSLIVKPDTLPDCFETSAWTEEGEIMAIRHKELPVEGVQFHPESIMTAYGKEMLKNFIETYRKKVNA
- the pabC gene encoding aminodeoxychorismate lyase, giving the protein MIIYLNGQYVKEEEARLSPFDHGFLYGVGVFETFRLYEGKPFLLDWHMDRLNNALEQLKIELELTKSEVLVILDRLLQLNQPQNLDARVRLNISAGPGGPGLFPDSYKNPGVMVMMNPFQPASVPAEKEGVILQVRRNTPEGPFRLKSHHFLNNLYGKRELGHDAAKEGIFLTEGGAVAEGIISNVFWRKGSCVYTPSLDTGILGGVTRRYVIERLADMGIEVIEGVYPLEELLFADEAWMTNSVQEIVPFRRIGSTEFPGKDGNLSKRLQEAYTNDRKAAKEYLS